The following nucleotide sequence is from Pungitius pungitius chromosome 6, fPunPun2.1, whole genome shotgun sequence.
GAGTTGCAGCAAAGTATTGTGTCGCAGACTTGTGGTGTCGCTTTGCAAGACCTGTGGTCTCAGTACTGTGCATCTTCCCCATTTCAGTTAGTACACAATGTAAAAATCAACAGAAAGCAAAGTGTACCTCATGGATTGACTTGCCAAAAGGCCAAAGGAAGTAGCAGGACAACTTCCAGCATAGTTTACCTGAAGAGTGAGGGAAACACTGAATATATGCAAAAATGACCATGACCATCCGTCCTTGTTGGTTGGTTAACCTACCATGCGGTACGCCAGTGATAGTGAGGAACATGAGGAGTCCGATGAATAGATATGCCAGAGAGAGCCACCAACCGAAGAGGAGCACGTACACTATGTTTCCACATGTGATGAGACGACCTGAGAAAATCACAGACATTAGTGAAAGGCTCAAGTTTAATACCAATTTGTTTGAAGGTAATTGGTCAGAAAAAATGCTGATTTATTACAACTTTGATCACATTTTTGTGGCTCTGTTAGGATTTCTCTCTCTGAAGTTAAAGTGCTCATGAAGTAAATTGCGGATAGTAAAACACAATTAAACAGGTTAAACTGAAGAAATTCTAGTCTTAGTTGTGCACATACAGGTTTATTTTTGGTTGTAATGCGcaatcatttctctctttgtgctcGCTTTCGGCTTCACGTGCCTGAACATATTTACACGTTCATCAATCATTTCCCAAGTTAAGACTAATAAGAATTATCCTCCAACACAAACTCAACACACTACTGGAATCCAATAACCTGCACCTGGATGTGGTTTAACGACGTTCAGTTCAGAGTACAGCTCTTTCACAACTTCTGAGCGGACCTCAAACGGACGTGCCGTCACATGGCTCTTCCATTTTCTGAAACCAAACTGACACGGACACCAAATACTGCGTGAGAGGGATGACCCGTCGTGCCAGTTGTGCTCCACTCGAACCCCTTTGGACGCCTCACCCTGTAGTTGTTGACCAGTTTGTTGGCCTCCACTTCGTTCTCCGCTCTGATGGTCCTCTTTCTTTGGATCTCTTCCCAGCTATCGTCACAGGCGCGGTGGTTCGGACCTAAATCGACGAGCAAATAGGTGACAGATAAATGCTTAAGAAACATACTTCTGTTGCTGTTAAGAAAAATCTAAATAGACAAGTACTCACATGTATGTTCGGGCATGCATTTTGTTGTGCACAGTGCAGGACATGTTGACAGCTGTGAAGATAGAGTGTCCATGGGATCTCTGCTCAGCTGGTCGTGGATCTGTTCCGGGTTGTGACTGAGCTTGGGATCACTTTCCGACGGAAGATCTGAAACCAGAAGGGAAAAAACGAATTAAACTAAAAGAAACgtaacaatgtttttatgtagTCGCAAAGTAAGCGGTAAAGATTCTGGTCATCTTGATAATAAAATcattaaaggaaacatttaagacaaataaaaaagagtGTTTGTACTAAAACTATTGTGTACCACTCAAAAATAATGAGCACACTTTGAGTGGAGGACTCAGGATACGATTAGATCTGGTTTAAGATGCTTTGGGCTCTCACACCATGAACAAGAATAATACCCAAGCCACAAGACTGATGAGTTTAAGACACCTTAAGACTTCTGAATCAAACAAATATTTGTAATGTGGTAATTTAACGACTTGATACCTAATATCTGCACTGCAGTTATGtcataaaatacacacacacacacagtgcctccAAAATCATTCCTCTCCATAACTCAACCTTTAGGTCACACAGGGACACTTACAATAGTAAATAACCTTGGTCATAAATCTTTCAGTCATTCAAGAACCTTAAAACTGAAAAAGCCCATATCTGTAAAGAGAATCATCCCATCCTCCATAATGCATCACCACACCACATATACTGATAACCTGCCTCTGAACCGATAACCTCAGACAGCCGGACAATATTTAGTTCTGCAGGGAAACCAACCGCCGGCATCATGGAACGAGAAAGAACAATAACCTTTACTTCTCCTTTTTAACTGGTAAACAGTACCGTCACACACTTTTGGGTCtagttttatttcctctttctgtttctaTTTTTGTGTAGTTAAGTGTAGAAAGAGGCTGTTTGTAGGTTTTCACTCATAGTTCTGTCCCTCGCTGTAGAAGACTTGAAGGTTCAGAGTGAATAAATAGTGGAAAGCAGAGGCAGCTATTCACATGGAGGATATTAGGTTTTATAGCATCAACCATGAAAGACcaagtttattttctttcattgagTATAACCTAAATAAAGTCAGGCacacattaaagaaaatgtgtaaTTCCAAAATTGAAATCATTCCAGAGGTTGTTATACAGATTCTGATTTAGATATTTGGTTGGTGTGCAGCAAAAAAcagaataacaaataaaaccatcatttAAATAATCCCATTCATTAGAACAAGACTTTTGATAaccatttattattaatttcacATGGTGGAACCTTCACTGGTTTAATTTTCTTTTAGCTAATTGTATTATAAATAGGGATGTATTTAAGTGTTAAACCATGAACTTAAATAGCCTCAGTATATCAAAATACAGTTTGACTCATAGCAGCAggaaacacaaatacatatgaAACGTcccaaaacattaaaatgtgcacatttcgATGTATAAACAGGGTCGTCACTGGCGCGCGCGGGCGCGCGTACCCGCGGCGTGTAATCACCGTGACCGACACGCAGCAGCCTCCTCTCACCCGGGCGCACCGTGTCTGCTCCTTCCTTCTCACGGGGAGATGACGGCAGGCCGAACCAGCCGAACCAGCACAACAGCCCCgcttgtcatttttaaaatggaGAATATGCACAGCGCCGTCGAGGACACGTTTTGCTCGTTTCAAATAAagtttagttttatttcatatttgcgCTCAATGTTATGTTAGCCTGAGCCGCTCACCGTGCGTCGGTTCTGCGGGCCTCCGCCTCCGGCTGCTGACGTCTGAGCTGTGTGCGGCCGGCAGAGACATCTCCTGCGGTCAAACTGCTCACCGTTACGGGTAGAAACACTCGGCTCTCATCGCTGCGTACACGCGAAGGGACGCACTCGTTCAGGGTCAGACCGCGTGGAATTGTGGGAATTGTAGTGCCGCCATGGTttaatcaggaaacgtttattgccattgtatgttgtacatacatggaaattgtcttggcggaaggtgcatgaagacagtacaataaagaaaacaaatgagattaaaaatagaataaaataaaagtacaataaaatataaaatataagctatgggttagtacgctaaaaactaaagctatgggttagtatgttagaggagataagataaaattagaaataaaaataaggataaagtgcaccagctaaacaaagtgacgggtgacaagtgaaagtgacacagtgatgatgagcatgggagtcagagacaatcaggggggggggccgggctctgttgatgagcccgactgccgaagggaagaaactgttcgtgtggcgggacgtcttagtcctggtggacctcagcctcctgccggatggaaggggcacaaacagttcatgtccagggtgggaggggtcggctctTTAAAACAAGGAACATGAACCAGTGTTTCCTCTGTATTTATCCCGGAATTCCAATGTCGAAGGTGCACattttaatgataatgattgattaaaaaaagaagctcgtAAATATGTTCCAGCAGAGGAGACGAAGCCATGCTTCAAGTTTTGTGAATCAACAACTGGGTTTTGTGTTGCTCGCATAGTAACACGCCATCTTCATCTATTTTAAGCTCTCCTGCTGACTATCTTGCAAAGTTGACCTATAAACTTCAGTCAGTTTTTGTCTCTTCTGAATGGGACAGGGAATGTgctcaaaagaacaaaaaaacataaaaaccctGTGTGGTTAAATGACCCCACTACATAACAACTCAAACTGTGGACCCGTCCCAATGTCCCCCTGAACGTTGAATCCTCAGAGACCCAACTGATGTCACCTGGTAAATGGCTGAGTGTGAGAGTCTGAAAAGgctttaaatggtgtaaataagTGCTGTCCCACTCATACTTTATAATCACTCTTAACATGTTCCATCTTCTTTCCTCATAAGATGAGAggttattttaaataatgattTTACTATTTTTTGTCAGAATAGCTTGATTgacaaaattaaaaattcaaggaatacatttgtaaatattGTCTGATTTCATGCaggttctttatttatttcatccttattgttttaaatgtatacatttcaaTAGAACTCTTAACACACATGTGCCCTCCTCATTGTTTACCTTTAtttattctcctttttattCACCTGGAGTAAAATGCATTAGTAGTGTGATGTGTCaggtcgaagtgtccctgaggaggacacccaacccctaattgttccccaggcaaaatgtaacgcatgggttataatgcaatgtaagtcgctttggataaatgacatgatgtaaatgacatgtaatgtaatctaataCCACTGCGAACCTCTTGTGGATCGCAGTGGTTTTACAGGTGGGGCTCATGGGGGAATTCAgacttattttatttcaataacttTATTGACAACTTTCCATATTACAAAGTACGCAGACTGCTGTTGCCTCTCTCAAAACATAATACAGATCCAAGctcaatattgaaaaaaaatgaaaagtgtccTAATCAAGTCTGTTTTGAAAAGATTTGTATTGGTAAGATGGCTCTTTGCAGCCACTAATActgacaaaacatgttttatcagTATAAGATGGCTCATACACACAAAGTGCATTATTGTTCATAACATATGCAGTGTTTAAAGATGTTTAGTACAGCAACAATAGACTATTTTCTGCCAAATATAGTTATTCTTTGCACTAATAGAACTGTATTTGTTTTAGCAAAATGTTGGACATTTCATGTAGTTTTGTCTGAGGGAGCAATCTGGTTTACTTGAAAGTGATTTCAACTCTTCCAtcatttacaacatttacaatTACAATTTTGCTGGGGCGTGAACATCTTTCTTCTTCCAAAGTGGGTCGTGAGAGAAACAGATTGAgaacattgtaaaaaaacatagaCAACATCTAGCAAGGCGAAAGAAGGTAAGGTTTATTGTTGGAGGTCTCTTTTAGTATTAGTTAGTAAAACCCTTTCCTCTGTCTGTAAGTCTGTCTCAGAGCACTCTAAACACTGTTTGGTTGTAGCTGTCAGACAAAAGGCCTCAATACCAAATCAGAGAAGTCccagcaaaataaatattggTGACAAATAAAGCTTGAGGTCAGAAAGAcctttggaaatgtttttgtgacctaaataaatactttaatGTCAAACTGTTAATCAAACAAGTGGCATGATTGGACAGGATGTTCTACCCCTTTCTCACCCATACAACTGATCTTGTGAAGTTGCCGAaaggtttattcatttatacccctgaattaaaataaaagatatgAATTAATTCACATGAGACGTTTTTTGGTGATTAATAAAAAGGTGGGAAGCTGGATTCTGTAGTTATTTGACCTCAAAGGAGGGGTTTTAAAACATCAAGCCTAGTCAGCATATACAACATTTTACACTTCTATAGAACCGTGGCAAAGCAATATCATCTCAGTAGTGGCACTAGCACTGCTAGTTGGAACAGTGGTAGAAACTCTGTAGAAACTCTGCACTGTAAGATTATCCTGCACATACACAatcatttacttattttcaaTCTCTCCAAGAACCACATGCCCCTTACCTGCAGCAACTACATGAAACACACCAACCGCAGCAGccacatccatcacatccatcacatccatcacatccatcacatccagCACATCCAGCACATCTAGCGCATCCAgcacatccatcacatccatcacatccatcacatccagCACATGCAGCACATGCACCGCTTCAACCACATCAACCACATCGATAGTATTGTCTCAACCGTAATACAAAGCTTCCACAACAAGCTATATAGTTTGGTAACCTTTTTGAAGTTGTATTTGTAAGTTTGTAGCGCTTGCACTGGTTGTTAATAGCTATTGAACTACAGCAGTAACAAAGGCAGTCTGAAACTTTGGTCAAATTGAATGCGTGATTTCGATTTCTCATTTGTTTCATGTCGGGCTATTGTCAACAGTCAATCAAGACGGTTATTTAGTAGTCAGTAACTACGCTAAATGACCCACTCTTGCAACTGACAATTACACTCAAAGCCAAAGTGGAGCACAATATTGACTAGtcacattattttgttttttcatttattctagTCCAATTTCTAGATTGTTGCACTCTTAAACATTGTATCAAGTTGAGAAAAGCTACTGTTATAACTAATAGCTAGTTATAGCTAACTGATATGCATACTAGCTCACGAATTGGAGaaaatagatttttcttttatgaCATGACACAATGAGGTGTGCAGAGATTAAACAAAGTACCATGGCATTGATACCAGTGAAATAGTATTGTGCAAAGTTTGAGGTTGGTTAACACACTCGTTCAGCAGGTCACTCAACTGCAATCAGCTGCAAGTCCTTACTGTCATACTTATTTCCACATCTTATTGGAAAATTGCCAATTATTGTAACTAGGTAATATTAGTTATGTAAGCTGTATTTATTAGGTATCATGTAATGTAAACCCCTTCCCAGATTTAAAGATGTATGTTTGGCTGTATTAACATTGAGTGCATGCTGTTCTTGCAGTAGATGAAAGCTCCCCTGTTTAGGAAAATGGTATGTTTGAAATGAGGTGTTCACAATGGCACAAGGGCAAGGTAAACCCATGAACAGCCCGAGTAGCCACCTTTGTTTCAGCTCTAGAGGAACGATCAATGTGTTTGCCATTGTGCATTGCACATACATTTGGTGACAAATAGCTTTTAAGAACACCGAGACCTTTGAAAGAGGTTTTTGTGACCCAAATGTCTCACTTGTTAATAACTACTTTAATGTCATGCAACCCAGTAACCTGATCTAATAGGACACATGGGTCTATTCCTGGCAAGTTTCCAAAAGGCTCATCAAATCCTCCCACTATTAAAAACATGGCATAATACACCCCCGAGGCTTTTGATTGGCTAAAGAAAAAATGGGAAGCTGTAATTGGTGGTAAATTGGCCTCAGAGGAGGAGTTTTTTAAAACCTCCAGGCTACTCACATATAAATGTAGCAGCATATACATCAGTAGTACACTTGGGGATCCAGGTCAAACTACTGTTGAACCATGGCAAAGCGGGCCACCTCTTCTGTGGCACTAGCACTGCTAGGGTGCGTACTGTGGACTGCGGTAAATGCTCATATTCCACCATGGCCACCTGCTGATCCAAAGGGACACCCAAAATGGCCTCCTCCCTTCATCCCAGGGGTTCCTGCACCTCGTCCAGAAAATCCACCACCCTTCATCCCAGGGGTTCCTGCACCTCGTCCAGAAAATCCACCACCCTTCATCCCAGGGGTTCCTGCACCTCGTCCAGAAAATCCACCATCCTGGCCTCCCTTCTACCCAGGGGTTCCTGCACCTCGTCCAGAAAATCCACCATCCTGGCCTCCCTTCATCCCAGGGGTTCCTGCACCTCGTCCAGAAAATCCACCCTCCTGGCCTCCCTTCATCCCAGGGGTTCCTGCACCTCGTCCAGAAAATCCACCCTCCTGGCCTCCCTTCATCCCAGGGGTTCCTGCACCTCCCCAGAACCCAGGGATTCCTCCACAACGTCCAGAAAATCCACCAACCTGGCATCATCCACATCCACAATGGCCCCACCAACACCCAAAATTTGACAATGATCAGCCAGGCCCTAAAATACCACAAAAGCAACAGAACCAACATAACCAACATAACCATCAGAACCCACAAACCCAGATTATCGATCCAAATTTGCCCGTTGTCCAGAACTGTGATGTGTCTACAAACGTCAGAGTCCCATGTGGAGCTCCTGGAATCTCCGCTAGTGGATGTGGAGCCATAAACTGCTGCTTCGACGGCAGCCATTGCTACTATGGAAAAGCAGGTGGGTTTTTTGAAAAGAACGTCATTCACTAGAACGTTATAGTGTGTAAAGGAGGTTTTCTGCATCTTTAACCTGTCAATGCCTGTTTCTGTGCCACCAGTCACCGTTCAGTGCACCAAGGACGGACAGTTCATTGTTGTTGTGGCCAGAGATGCCACTCTGCCGTGGATCGACCTCGACTCAATCTCACTGTTGGGAGATGGGCCAAACTGTAAATATGTGGATTCTAATTCGGCCTTTGTCATCTATAACTTCCCCGTCACCGCTTGTGGCACCGTTGTTAGGGTAAGACCAGTCAAGAAAACTTTAAATGAGGCGTAAACCTTTTTTTAGCCaacaatgacattttcttttaccttttgtaGGAAGAACCTGGTGTTATAATCTATGAGAACAGAATGACCTCCTCATATGAAGTTGGAGTTGGGCCTCTTGGAGTCATTACCAGAGACAGTCACTATCAGTAAGTGATTCTTATTTGAAGTTATTTTGTATGATCTAAACAACAGATCTGACCAAGCAGGGTAATGACTATTTTCTCTCTTCAGATTGCTCTTCCAGGCTCGGTACATCGGTACCGCCGTTGAAACTTTGGTTGTAGAAGTATTACCACCTAAAGACCCTCCTCTTCCAGTTGCCGCTTATGGACCAATCAGAGTAGCCCTGAGGTTGGCCAGTGGAGTGTGCTCTACAAAGGGTTGTAATGAGGGTAAGAGAACGTGTGCCTGGCAGCGTGCTGCTGTGTTCATGGATGTGTGGCATACTTACTGGTCCCTGCTTTCACAGTGGATGCTGCCTATACTTCATTCTATACGGATGCTGACTATCCCGTGACGAAAATACTGAGAGACGCGGTGTACGTGGAGGTTCAACTCCTTGAAAAGACGGATCCCAACCTTGTCCTGACTCTTGGACGTTGTTGGACAAccacaagccccgcccctcacACTTTGCCCCAGTGGGACATCCTGGTTGACGGGTaacttaaatacatatttaacacTCTCTTATTATTCTTATCTTATTATTTCAACATGTTCAATCATTTCACCAGATTTTACACCTCCGCTCAGGGTGGTTAGTGATAGAGAAATGAATGCTTTGCAATGAGTTATGCtgatgggtttttctttttcatccaggTGTCCATACACACATGATCACTACTTGTCCTCACTGGTGCCTGTCACTCCCTCTTCTGTTAGCGGCGTGTACAGTCACTTCAGgcgtttctttttcaaaatgtttaccTTCGTCGAGCCCAAATCAAAGAAGGCTACGAGTCAACAGGTGAGGATTTGATCTACTGATGACTCACTGCTGCAACAACATATTTTTGCATTGCTCTGCTTACGTGGTTTTCCTTGTTCAGGTGTACATTCACTGCAGCACGGCTGTGTGCATTGCGAGACCGGGCTCCTCTTGTGAACCGACATGCtacaaaaaggcaaagagagacGTTGAGGCCGCGGAGCAGGACAGGGCGGAGCCAAAGGTCGTGGTGACCGTTGGACCAGTGGAGATGAGTGTGCAGTAAACAGCACTCTAAACTCAAGAATTTGGCTGAGATTAAATAGAATATTTGAATATGACATaatgtgtattttaataaatgcaaaaataatacaaaagtgTGCTGCAGTAAGAATGAAATTGATCCCTAAAAATGTTGTAGACACATATTGTATTAAAAGATATTGGCTTTGATATGTTGTGTATACTTTTCAGAACTTTTCTGCATGGTTCCCCTAGTAATATCTCACTCATGGTTGCTctaaagcaaaaacaacaacaatttttTAACGGATAATAGATGGACAGATAACTTCATTGCCGTGTCATGTGTTTATGGAGCTGCAGCAGAGTCACTCATTAGGTTTCATTTATAGCAACACTACAGGTTACTTCAATGCTCAATACTCAACTAAATCAATTCTGCTACTCAGCAGATTCCTTTACCGAAAATCAACTTAAGATCTTTACAATCATCCAACCAAAAGAAATCCATATAAACTTAAATCACTTTATGTAAGAGTACATCCCTTATGCCTTCATCCCAGCATTAGCCGGCGGGACATTCAGagacttttaaaaatgacacagaaTGCTGCTGCCAGGCGTATAACCCCTACAAAGAGAAACCACCACATCACACCAGTCTACACTGACCATACCTGTGAGCTTTAGAATTGGGAGACTTCTCAGATGTCCATTCCAAAGTCAAAGCATTTGACACTTATTTCAGATGATTGTTCTGATTCTGATGTCCCCACTGTTGGCCAAGACAGAGGTGGATTTGCGAGCTCTCAAGACGGTTGAAATAGCTCCGTGATGCACATGTTACAAGTTGTGTGGTCACCTTAAACACCAAAAACATAGTCAGACACAGGACATAGACATGAATTATAGTCCTGTAGCCCAGATTACCACTTAACCTTCTGCAGTTCAGATCCCAGTGCTCCCCCTGCTGACTGACAGGTCATCTGTCACAGTCTGGAGTGAAGACATTTATCCGAGTCGGTGTATGATAGCACTGTTGAAGATAAGTTACAACAACAACTTTGCTCAAATGATGTTAGAAGATTTAATTTGGAGGGCTAAATCATTATAATGAATGGAAAATGATGTTGGAGACAAAACATCTTGTTGCTTCTCTGTTTGTTAGGAAAACCAACCTGGAgtgttttaattgcatttagCATTGTATACtccatcatttaaaataaaaacaaagtataTTGAGTATAGCACCTAATTATAGGTtatgcatgttttcattttactcaaaatgtaacaaatattTTGTGGGTCAAATATTCTTGAACTGAGGTtataaaaaaggttttaaagaaATCTCCATCTCAATTTTGTCTAGAGCGGAAGAGTTAAAGTTAAAGGACAACAGATTTAGCGgtcagtaaaaaaataaaaataaacagaactaaaaaagtataatataatgTTTTGTGACTGATGTGACACAATACATACAACTTTcagcatgttttatttaaacattttcggAATATTGCCATGTTtcaaaaaattcacattgtttaACAAACTTTCAAACATCCTGCAACACGGATTAAACCAAGTTTGTCAGCTTAAAATGCAGTTGACACTTGAAATAAAGAATGTAAAGTCAAACTCCAGCCTTCAGATTTATTAAGCAACACAAAGAGGCATTTGGGCAACGTTCAGGTTGAGAAGTAATGCTTTGATACactgtaatatatatttatgacaTTATGATGCATCTGTGTCCAAAACATAGATGTTAACAGTTTGATTTGAGAAAGCTTAACAAACATAGTCATTATAAAAATATTCAGTTAGTCAAAATATGTCATGTAAAAATAGTATAGTCAAACTGGAATTTAAGTTGACTGCAATCAAAATACTTTTTCATAATGTGACACAATGTAATAAATCAGATGCTTTATCAAAAGTACGAGTCACTTTCCACCAGGTGACACAATATCTACGAGAAGTGAAACTGTCCCATGGGGCTGCGAAAAGGTATTTAccctcttctccttttcctattttttttcctctagaTTTCTTAATGTTTATATTAAACAAAGATAATCCAAATAAATACAAGTTGCCATTTATTATGGAAAACTGCATCCAAACCAACCTACAAAGACATTTGTATTGACTCGTTATCTTTGTCTAAAAATTCAAATGAGTTTTACCTCAAATCATTTGTGCGTTACAAATTATGCAAACTAATCAGGAAGCGGTCCATTCCTTTTTCACATCACAAAGTTCACCAGTAAAAAAGAATCCAACTGTCAGCTGGTGGTTTAGATATTGAACTGGACCCGAGCTCGAAGATCACAGCTCTGATCACAGGTTCGTCCATCTGAGCTGAACAGAAGCCATTAACTGAACATTTCTGATCCATGAGAGTTGAAAGTGAAACACCTGTCAGTGTGTCAGATCACCATTGATCAAGGATTGTCTTGCAAGTCAAATTACTTTGATTTTACACTGTTTAGGAGCCTCTCTTTTCTGGTGCCAAAGTTAACTTGGGTGTAAAGTACAACAGTTAAAACAGGGTCGTCACTTCTTATCAAAACTGAAACAtggacattttatttgacaAGTTCAGGCACGGGTGATAATAGAGTGTTTTCCTTTAACAACAGAGCAGGAGAGTGTTTGTTAGTTCACCCTTTGTGGGTCTTAACTCCTTAAGTATATGAACATTTAACAGCAATCACATtataaaacacaaaccaaagaaaaacaacaaaagactcCCTTTACCGAAAAGGTGTTCAGTAAACGTGTGCAACCTGTGCTGCTCTTTTCCTGCTCACAGTGCGAGCCCAGTGCGTTCACTCTCCGTCAGTCAGACTTGTCCTTCTTTTTGCCTCCTCCTATGGGAGCTTTGCTGACCACCGCAGAGCCCACCGCAGTCACCCCCCCGGCTACAGCACACACGCCTCCTTTAACCAGACCCACTCCGATCCCGGGcagcgcggccacggagcagactGTGGTCTTGGTGAGGTCCAGACTCTTTCCTCCTATCCACGTCACGCCGCCCACGGTCGCTCCTAAAGCTCCCTTGGTGGCGCCGTACAAGCCCCCCGCCAACCTGCCGAACAGGCCCGGCTGCGCCGCGGGGTGATCCTTGTTTTTGTCGTCTTCTGGTTTGAGAAAGCAACATTTTAGGATCCACTGTTGTTTCTAAATAAGCAACAGGATAGAATTGCTCCAAACTAGGGCTGCAAAAATGATTATTCACATTTCACT
It contains:
- the LOC119195801 gene encoding zona pellucida sperm-binding protein 4-like; the protein is MAKRATSSVALALLGCVLWTAVNAHIPPWPPADPKGHPKWPPPFIPGVPAPRPENPPPFIPGVPAPRPENPPPFIPGVPAPRPENPPSWPPFYPGVPAPRPENPPSWPPFIPGVPAPRPENPPSWPPFIPGVPAPRPENPPSWPPFIPGVPAPPQNPGIPPQRPENPPTWHHPHPQWPHQHPKFDNDQPGPKIPQKQQNQHNQHNHQNPQTQIIDPNLPVVQNCDVSTNVRVPCGAPGISASGCGAINCCFDGSHCYYGKAVTVQCTKDGQFIVVVARDATLPWIDLDSISLLGDGPNCKYVDSNSAFVIYNFPVTACGTVVREEPGVIIYENRMTSSYEVGVGPLGVITRDSHYQLLFQARYIGTAVETLVVEVLPPKDPPLPVAAYGPIRVALRLASGVCSTKGCNEVDAAYTSFYTDADYPVTKILRDAVYVEVQLLEKTDPNLVLTLGRCWTTTSPAPHTLPQWDILVDGCPYTHDHYLSSLVPVTPSSVSGVYSHFRRFFFKMFTFVEPKSKKATSQQVYIHCSTAVCIARPGSSCEPTCYKKAKRDVEAAEQDRAEPKVVVTVGPVEMSVQ
- the tmem263 gene encoding transmembrane protein 263, with amino-acid sequence MSEARQVPEDMPAYLNDEPVSTEDDKNKDHPAAQPGLFGRLAGGLYGATKGALGATVGGVTWIGGKSLDLTKTTVCSVAALPGIGVGLVKGGVCAVAGGVTAVGSAVVSKAPIGGGKKKDKSD